In a single window of the Candidatus Binatia bacterium genome:
- a CDS encoding AbrB/MazE/SpoVT family DNA-binding domain-containing protein: MRAQVQKWGNSLALRIPKAFAEETQVKQGSIVELTVEEGRLVVVPKRRKPVTLKRLLSGVTRQNVHGETDSGAPIGREVW; this comes from the coding sequence AGTGGGGCAACAGTCTGGCTTTGCGAATTCCGAAGGCATTTGCAGAGGAGACGCAAGTGAAGCAAGGCTCAATCGTCGAACTCACTGTCGAGGAGGGTCGGCTGGTTGTCGTGCCAAAACGAAGGAAGCCCGTCACTCTGAAGAGACTGCTCTCCGGGGTAACCCGTCAGAACGTTCACGGCGAAACGGACTCCGGTGCACCGATTGGCCGGGAAGTTTGGTGA
- a CDS encoding type II toxin-antitoxin system PemK/MazF family toxin yields MAARYVPDRGDVVWIEFNPQAGHEQAGRRPALVVS; encoded by the coding sequence ATGGCAGCCAGGTACGTCCCCGATCGCGGCGACGTGGTGTGGATCGAGTTCAACCCGCAGGCTGGACACGAGCAAGCGGGGCGTCGGCCGGCCCTCGTCGTGTCG